One Streptomyces sp. NBC_00690 genomic region harbors:
- a CDS encoding YdcF family protein, translating into MSRPAISNRQWSDAQAVWDYHLVHHTPRPCSVAIALGSHDLGVATHAATLFHSGYFPTLIFTGGNSPTTIQRFPRGEAVHYREHALSLGVPEAAIIVEPKARNTQQNIEFSHNALSGAGVDATSVMLISKPYEERRSFATFRRFWPEAGIDVVCSSEPVSFTDYARGIGDSHLVIDMLVGTLQRVIEYPQLGFTVEQPVPGPVMEAYERLREAGFTSRLLRPLPT; encoded by the coding sequence ATGAGCCGACCTGCCATCTCGAACAGGCAGTGGAGCGACGCGCAGGCGGTCTGGGACTACCACCTGGTCCATCACACCCCTCGGCCATGTTCCGTCGCCATCGCCCTGGGCAGCCACGATCTGGGCGTTGCGACGCATGCCGCCACACTCTTCCACTCTGGCTACTTTCCCACCTTGATCTTCACCGGAGGCAACAGCCCAACGACCATCCAGCGGTTTCCCCGAGGCGAGGCCGTTCACTACCGTGAGCACGCACTGAGCTTGGGCGTACCTGAAGCCGCGATCATCGTGGAACCCAAGGCGAGGAACACTCAGCAGAACATCGAGTTCTCGCACAATGCGCTATCCGGCGCAGGAGTCGATGCCACATCGGTCATGCTCATCAGCAAGCCGTACGAGGAACGCCGCAGCTTCGCCACCTTCCGGCGATTCTGGCCCGAGGCTGGCATCGACGTCGTGTGTTCGTCCGAGCCAGTCAGTTTCACCGACTACGCCCGCGGCATAGGGGACTCTCATCTGGTCATCGACATGTTGGTCGGAACCCTGCAACGTGTCATCGAGTACCCCCAGCTCGGCTTCACAGTTGAACAGCCTGTTCCAGGGCCAGTCATGGAGGCATACGAGCGCCTTCGAGAGGCGGGTTTCACCAGTCGGCTACTCAGGCCCTTGCCTACCTGA
- a CDS encoding helix-turn-helix domain-containing protein — MAQELALLFPCRPGIEYLMRRTGLSERSVEYHLGMLREAGLLAYVVRGTRISGESAQASEFARMIPHDFDVALGIRTVLRDETAPAYTRAVTGIAEAGRELMAKLAKKAARKVRKPRSKTSSKAPGKGVRKGAGRGAVAAVSAEVRCTPMQVGTSGSSPTGSTSLPPENKLASGKAQSPTLKKVKRGHRKLNVVGRRFQLASELIQQVPWMSRALVPRIAWILKEVSDGGWTADEVIAFLDCGDVPDQVHRPSGFLAGRLAGALALWPTKEGRERAVQEYRDSRRAQKARHQEWEGDWQAPTSRTVQDLVAGAFTPRQAVEQEQAPALPRLNGLADLTDEARADMRVLAEIEVAAGDTTLVMGQLDAYGRPAAEWIFGANVVQRAVNLTAHTAHMTLGRR, encoded by the coding sequence GTGGCCCAGGAGCTCGCGTTGCTGTTTCCGTGCCGTCCGGGCATCGAGTATCTGATGCGGCGTACCGGGCTGTCGGAGCGGAGTGTGGAGTACCACCTGGGGATGCTGCGGGAGGCCGGGCTGCTCGCGTACGTCGTCCGGGGCACCCGGATCAGCGGTGAGTCGGCGCAGGCGTCGGAGTTCGCGCGGATGATCCCGCACGATTTCGATGTCGCGCTGGGGATCCGGACGGTGCTGCGGGATGAGACCGCTCCTGCCTACACGCGCGCCGTGACGGGGATCGCGGAAGCTGGCCGGGAGTTGATGGCGAAGCTGGCGAAGAAGGCGGCCCGAAAGGTGCGCAAGCCTCGCTCGAAGACATCGTCAAAGGCGCCGGGGAAGGGTGTCCGCAAGGGCGCTGGCCGAGGTGCTGTGGCGGCTGTTTCGGCGGAGGTCCGTTGCACCCCAATGCAGGTCGGTACCTCAGGTTCTTCCCCTACCGGTTCTACCTCGCTACCCCCTGAGAACAAGCTCGCCAGCGGGAAAGCCCAGTCCCCCACTCTGAAGAAGGTCAAGCGCGGACACCGGAAGCTCAATGTGGTGGGGCGCCGTTTCCAGCTGGCCTCGGAGCTGATCCAGCAGGTGCCGTGGATGAGCCGAGCCCTGGTGCCCCGGATCGCCTGGATCCTCAAGGAGGTCTCCGACGGGGGCTGGACCGCCGATGAGGTGATCGCGTTCCTCGACTGCGGCGACGTCCCAGACCAGGTGCACCGCCCGTCCGGGTTCCTCGCCGGACGGCTCGCCGGTGCGCTGGCCCTGTGGCCGACCAAGGAAGGCCGGGAGCGCGCTGTCCAGGAGTACCGGGACTCCCGCCGCGCACAAAAAGCCCGGCACCAGGAGTGGGAGGGCGACTGGCAAGCCCCCACCAGTCGCACTGTGCAGGACCTGGTCGCTGGCGCCTTCACACCCCGCCAGGCCGTCGAGCAGGAGCAGGCCCCCGCGCTGCCCCGGCTCAACGGCCTAGCGGACCTCACCGACGAAGCCCGCGCCGACATGAGGGTCCTGGCCGAGATCGAAGTCGCGGCCGGTGACACCACCCTCGTCATGGGCCAACTCGACGCCTACGGCCGCCCCGCCGCCGAGTGGATCTTCGGCGCCAATGTCGTCCAACGCGCCGTGAACCTCACCGCCCACACCGCCCACATGACTCTCGGACGCCGGTAA
- a CDS encoding DciA family protein, with protein sequence MTTETLPLITPAASTPARDADTVDGSSGSSGVDLARVALQAARAAAKNRPADHPGGRSATRRLRTARPEGRDPLTFGAAITNLVTDRAWDTPVTGGSVIDRWASIAPELDSKVRAVRVDPETGHLVLLPTSSAYATQLRLLESQMVTRINTAMGANAVRGLRVLAPGTHTTTTAGTNTATTVEPQAERKPIRTRQTASAGYHEALAAHQATRTERTPDPHIAAANESQIRALRARREPESAFTDARALEDHVHTQAEAAADTHTRALAVARAAKTTRLPEPTRIFNTA encoded by the coding sequence ATGACCACCGAAACCCTCCCCCTGATCACCCCCGCCGCCTCTACCCCGGCGAGGGACGCTGACACCGTAGATGGCAGCTCCGGGTCGTCCGGCGTCGATCTCGCCCGCGTCGCCCTCCAGGCCGCCCGCGCCGCCGCCAAGAACCGACCGGCCGACCACCCCGGAGGCCGCTCCGCCACCCGCCGACTGCGTACTGCCCGACCCGAGGGACGCGACCCCCTCACCTTCGGTGCCGCCATCACCAACCTGGTCACCGACCGAGCCTGGGACACCCCCGTCACCGGCGGATCCGTCATCGACCGCTGGGCCTCCATCGCCCCCGAACTCGACAGCAAAGTCCGCGCCGTCCGCGTCGACCCTGAAACCGGGCACCTGGTCCTGCTTCCCACCAGCTCCGCCTATGCCACCCAACTCCGCCTCCTCGAAAGCCAGATGGTCACCCGCATCAACACCGCCATGGGTGCCAACGCAGTCCGCGGGCTGCGGGTCCTGGCCCCCGGTACCCACACGACCACCACCGCAGGCACGAACACGGCCACGACTGTGGAACCGCAGGCGGAGCGCAAGCCGATCCGGACCAGGCAGACCGCGTCCGCCGGCTACCACGAGGCACTCGCCGCCCACCAAGCCACCCGAACCGAACGGACACCAGACCCGCACATCGCCGCAGCCAACGAGAGCCAGATCCGAGCCCTACGCGCCCGGCGTGAACCCGAATCCGCGTTCACCGACGCCCGAGCACTCGAAGACCATGTCCACACACAGGCCGAAGCAGCCGCTGACACCCACACCCGCGCACTCGCTGTCGCACGCGCCGCCAAAACCACGCGGCTCCCCGAGCCCACCCGGATCTTCAACACCGCGTGA
- a CDS encoding YncE family protein, whose protein sequence is MTALLAGAVALMPPAQAVGPQGVPVAAAKPRAAAQPTVVYVTNRADGEVAVVNAEANAVLATIPVGYLPEATAVSPDNTRVYVANFNSRSVSVIDTATRTVTATISVEGQPSTVTVSPDGGRVFVNNRLDRTLSVIDTYENREIATHSINIAAPDAAISRDGTRLYLLREDDIAVFNTTSETLEAPIPSPGGNYNITIAPDGTHAYISQFDNSVKILNLATGAFAGAVPMSGGDTSETVLTPDGTRAYTARGTGVAVVDTATRTVTSSVPLPWRATDLAISDNGRYVYATSTNNTLSLIDTTTNTTTARITPGKSPSDVVLVTPPVADLSLALTAQPVPGRGGIDYTLTATNNGPDRVNSAILDAQVPNRTVGRDCGVTGQTATCKLRAIAPGESVSRHFRIPASSLSLGTPYTFTATRTTSTPADPNTANDTATLTCTATTPHIINCA, encoded by the coding sequence GTGACCGCGTTGCTGGCGGGCGCGGTGGCTCTGATGCCGCCCGCGCAGGCGGTCGGCCCGCAGGGGGTTCCCGTCGCGGCGGCGAAGCCGCGGGCGGCTGCCCAGCCGACCGTGGTGTACGTCACCAACAGAGCCGACGGCGAGGTCGCGGTGGTCAACGCCGAGGCGAACGCGGTGCTGGCGACCATCCCGGTCGGTTACCTTCCCGAGGCCACGGCGGTCTCGCCCGACAACACACGTGTCTACGTGGCCAACTTCAACAGCAGGTCCGTGTCGGTCATCGACACCGCCACCCGCACGGTCACCGCCACCATTTCGGTCGAAGGACAGCCCTCGACCGTCACCGTCTCCCCCGACGGCGGCCGGGTCTTCGTGAACAACCGCCTCGACAGGACCCTGTCGGTCATCGACACCTACGAGAACAGGGAAATCGCCACCCACTCAATCAACATTGCCGCCCCAGACGCGGCGATCTCCCGGGACGGCACCCGGCTCTACCTCCTCCGGGAGGACGACATCGCCGTCTTCAACACCACCAGCGAGACCCTCGAAGCGCCGATCCCGTCCCCAGGCGGCAACTACAACATCACCATCGCCCCCGACGGGACCCACGCCTACATCTCCCAATTCGACAACAGTGTCAAGATCCTCAACCTGGCCACCGGTGCCTTCGCCGGAGCCGTCCCCATGAGCGGCGGCGATACCTCCGAAACCGTCCTGACCCCCGACGGCACCCGCGCCTACACCGCCCGCGGCACCGGTGTCGCCGTGGTGGACACCGCCACCCGCACCGTCACCAGCTCCGTCCCCCTGCCATGGCGTGCCACCGACCTCGCGATCAGCGACAACGGGCGGTACGTCTATGCCACCAGCACCAACAACACCCTCTCGCTCATCGACACCACCACCAACACCACCACCGCGCGGATCACCCCCGGCAAAAGTCCCTCCGATGTGGTCCTGGTGACCCCGCCCGTCGCCGACCTCAGCCTCGCCCTGACAGCCCAGCCCGTACCCGGCCGGGGCGGCATCGACTACACCCTCACCGCTACCAACAACGGCCCCGACCGGGTCAACTCCGCCATCCTCGACGCGCAGGTCCCGAACAGGACCGTCGGCCGCGACTGCGGCGTCACCGGCCAGACCGCCACCTGCAAGCTCCGCGCAATCGCCCCCGGCGAGAGCGTCAGCCGACACTTCCGAATCCCCGCTTCTTCCCTCAGCCTCGGAACCCCCTACACCTTCACCGCCACCCGCACCACCAGCACCCCCGCCGACCCGAACACCGCCAACGACACCGCCACCCTCACCTGCACCGCCACCACCCCCCACATCATCAACTGCGCCTGA
- a CDS encoding recombinase family protein, translated as MGKTAERIGGGRPLASVADDEIGEALEVLWGRSAVNTWNARGAPAPVDPDLPGADIRIGYARCSTLGQELDSQLDALAGHGIPRDKVFSEKISTRVRVRPRFEDALRTAREVKAHAPHCRVILTVYEMKRLGHDAAELTSLADHLTAHGLILEMLAGPLPGIYDPTGPGKLLFAFFAAMAETERENIRESTLEGLDTAARKGKHGGRPPVITDDMLHTVLRRRAGGESVEQIQPDLWIATGKRRGQNPSVASVYRALAEHAKREAYPEAVEAAHADFANLHAGEVPRPRPARPDRTSL; from the coding sequence GTGGGCAAGACCGCCGAGCGGATCGGCGGGGGCCGGCCGCTGGCGTCGGTCGCGGACGACGAGATCGGCGAGGCCCTGGAGGTGCTGTGGGGCCGGTCCGCGGTGAACACCTGGAACGCGCGTGGCGCCCCGGCACCAGTCGACCCGGACCTGCCGGGCGCGGACATCCGCATCGGCTATGCCCGCTGCTCGACCCTCGGTCAGGAACTCGATTCCCAGCTCGACGCACTCGCGGGGCACGGCATCCCGAGGGACAAGGTCTTCAGCGAGAAGATCAGCACCCGCGTCCGCGTCCGCCCCCGGTTCGAAGATGCGCTGAGGACGGCGCGGGAGGTCAAGGCCCACGCCCCGCACTGCCGGGTCATCCTCACCGTGTACGAGATGAAGCGCCTCGGCCACGACGCCGCCGAACTCACCTCGCTCGCCGACCATCTCACCGCCCACGGCCTCATCCTGGAGATGCTGGCCGGGCCCCTGCCCGGCATCTACGACCCCACCGGCCCCGGCAAGCTGCTGTTCGCGTTTTTCGCCGCGATGGCGGAGACCGAGCGGGAGAACATCCGCGAATCCACGCTGGAAGGGCTCGACACCGCGGCCCGCAAGGGCAAGCACGGCGGCCGGCCCCCGGTCATCACCGACGACATGCTCCACACCGTGCTCCGCCGCCGCGCGGGAGGCGAGTCCGTCGAGCAGATCCAGCCCGACCTCTGGATCGCCACCGGCAAGCGCAGGGGACAGAACCCCTCGGTGGCCAGCGTCTACCGGGCGCTCGCCGAACACGCCAAGCGCGAGGCGTACCCCGAAGCCGTCGAGGCCGCGCACGCCGACTTCGCCAACCTCCATGCCGGCGAAGTCCCCAGGCCCCGCCCCGCCCGTCCCGACCGAACGTCACTCTAA